One segment of Falco biarmicus isolate bFalBia1 chromosome 12, bFalBia1.pri, whole genome shotgun sequence DNA contains the following:
- the LOC130157835 gene encoding E3 ubiquitin-protein ligase RBBP6-like — protein MSCVHYKFSSRLNSDVVTFHGPHISLRDLRRQIMGRERLKATHCDLQVTNAQTMEEYTDDNALIPRHSSVTVRRVPVRGVKATGKTDLGNRTGPASRTSKEVCKNTS, from the exons ATGTCGTGTGTCCACTACAagttctcctccaggctgaactccGATGTGGTCACCTTTCACGGCCCCCACATCTCCCTGCGCGACCTCAGGCGCCAGATCATGGGCCGCGAGAGGCTGAAGGCGACCCACTGCGACCTGCAGGTCACCAACGCCCAGACCATGGAAG aatacaCAGATGACAATGCCCTGATTCCAAGGCACTCATCGGTAACTGTTAGGAGAGTCCCTGTTAGAGGAGTTAAAGCTACCGGCAAGACAGACCTTGG aaATCGAACTGGGCCAGCGAGTAGAACATCAAAAGAGGTATGtaaaaacacaagctga